The Colwellia sp. M166 genome segment AGCTGATTTTTAGTATCGGCATCCGTTAACTTACCAATAACAGAGAATTGTCCACGTTCAATAAAGGCAACGTTGTCAAACCATGTTGGAATATCTTGGCGATTATTTAACAATAAGAGCACGGTAATACCGGTTTGCGATAAACCTGCTAAGGCATCAGATAAAGCCTGACAAGAAGCAATATCTAAGCTGTCAAACGGGTTATCACAAACAAGTAAATCAATCCCCTTGAAGATGGCTTGCAGTATTAACAACTTTCTACTTTCACCAGTGCTAAGTTGTAAGTAGCTAGTATCAAGACGCTGACTTAAGCCAAACTCACCAATGAGAGGGTCATGCCATTTATCTTCCGGTAAAAAATTTTTCGCTTTAATCATAGCCCCATTAATATCAGCATAATCAGGCGCTATTTTTTCTAAAGTCTCTTCATAGATATCTTGCTGTGCTTCAAAGGAAATCATAGCGACTTTGTCTTTAGCCGGTAATGTTAGTTGTTCAACCTTTGTTGGTAATAATTCTCCAATTAACAGTTGATTAAAATATTGTTTCCCTGAGCCATTGCGTCCCAAAACACACCAGTTTTCTTTTTCAAGTAATTGCCACTGTTTAATGACCAGCTTATCGTGCTCAAAATTTACTATACTTATCATATGGTTAATTTTTCCATTAAATTTTGTTCTTTCGAAGATACTTTTAAAAGTCAATTATATCAATTAACAAAACAGCTTTATAACATTGAGTTATATCATTGCATCTAATACCAAGTCTATTAAGTTTGTTCCCACTCAGCGCTTAGCGCTATATGAACGACATTAGCACCAACAATATTTATCCAGACTGATTGGTTTTTATAGCTTTCGAATCACTTTATACCAAGTTTACTTGGACACGGTTCATTTTCAAAATACATAAAAAATCCGATATCAGTTAACTGGTATCGGATTTTGAATTATTTGAAAGGTCGGTCAATGGCTCTTGAAAAGTTGCTTAACGGTTGCACGCAACTATCAAGTGTCAGTGAGTATAACCATAACCGTTATTGCACTTATTTAGCAGAAAGCTTTTGATTATTGACCTTTAACTTCAGACAAACCATTAAAAATAGCTTTGTCGCCTAAGAACTCTTCAATACGTAACAATTGGTTGTACTTAGAAACACGGTCGCTGCGACATAATGAACCGGTTTTAATTTGGCCAGCCGCCGTACCTACGGCTAAATCGGCAATAGTTGAATCTTCAGTTTCACCCGAGCGATGTGAAATAACAGCAGTAAAACCTGCATCTTTCGCCATTTTAATTGCCGCTAAGGTTTCTGTTAAGGTACCGATTTGGTTAAATTTGATTAAGATAGAGTTACCAATACCTTGCTCAATACCACGAGCTAATATTTTGGTATTTGTCACAAACAGATCATCACCCACAATTTGTACTTTGTCACCAAGCAGATCGGTTTGGTATTTGAAACCATCCCAGTCTGACTCGTCCAAGCCATCTTCAATTGAAACAATTGGGTATTGCTGACAAAGCGTTGCTAAGAAATCGGAGAATTCATTCGCCGTAAATTGCTTACCTTCGCCAGTAAGGTCATAAATACCCTTTTCAGCGTTGTAAAATTCAGATGCCGCACAATCAAGTGCTAAAGTTACATCTTTACCTAATTCGTAACCGGCTGCTGCTGTCGCTTCTTTAATAACCGCTAAGGCTTCCGCATTTGATGATAAGTTTGGCGCAAAACCACCTTCATCACCTACTGCTGTGCTCATGCCTTTTGAAGATAATACTTTTTTCAAGGCATGGAAAATTTCAGCACCCATACGCAATGCTTCTTTAAAGCTTTTTGCGCCAACCGGTTGTACCATAAACTCTTGGATATCAACGTTGTTGTCAGCGTGCTCGCCACCATTGATGATGTTCATCATGGGTAACGGTAATGAGTATTGGCCCGGAGTACCATTAAGGTCTGCAATATGTTCAAATAATTGTACTTTCTTTTCCATTGCCGCTGCTTTAGCATTAGCTAAAGAAACCGCTAGAATAGCGTTAGCGCCGAAAGTTTCTTTGTTTTCAGTGCCATCTAAATCAATCATGATTTGGTCAATATTTGCTTGCTCTAAAGCACTTTTGCCGATAAGCGCGGTAGCTATATCATGGTTAACAGCAGCAACGGCTTTTAACACGCCTTTACCTAAATAACGTGCTTTGTCACCATCACGTAGCTCTAGCGCTTCGCGAGAACCGGTTGAGGCACCAGAAGGAGCGGCAGCTCGACCCCAAGCACCTGACGCTAAATAGACGTCAGCTTCAACCGTTGGGTTACCACGAGAATCCATGATTTCGCGAGCGATAATTTTACTGATATTAGACATTATGTTCCCTATTCCTTACTAACTGCGCATGGCAGGTTATAAACGATAAATTAAAAGTTAAATTGCTATAAATTTCAGTTCAGTTCTCAACAGTAATAAAATACTTAGCTGCTAAAAACAAAACCGCAGCAATAAGCTACGGTTTTTATTAGTTCGAGTTAACTTGATTGCTGCTTTTGATGTTCAAAAGCGGCAGCAATAAAGCCGGTGAAAAGCGGGTGGCCATCACGAGGAGTTGAATTAAACTCTGGATGAAACTGCCCGGCAATAAACCATGGGTGATCAGGATTTTCAATCACCTCAACTAAGCTTTTATCCGTAGATAATCCCGAGAACACTAAACCTGCTTTGCTTAATTGTTCACGGTAGTTATTATTTACCTCAAAACGATGACGGTGTCTTTCATAAATTGTTTCACTACCATATACGTCATATGTCTTGGTACCTTTCACAATGTGACACAATTGTGAACCTAAACGCATGGTTCCACCTAAGTCAGACTCAGCATTACGGTATTCGACTTTGCCTTCTTCATCTAACCATTCGTTGATCAAACCAACCACTGGGTGTGGTGTCTCTGCATTAAACTCAGTACTATGTGCATCAGTTAAACCGGCAACGTTACGGGCATATTCAATCAACGCCACTTGCATACCTAAACAAATACCCAAGTAAGGTATTTTGTTTTCGCGGGCATATTGTGCGGTTAAAATTTTACCTTCAACGCCACGCTCACCAAAACCACCCGGCACTAAAATAGCATCGAGGTCTTTAAAAACTTCAACACCTTTAGACTCTACGTCTTGTGAATCAATATATTGAATTTTAACTTTAACTTGGTTAGTAATACCGGCATGTTTTAATGCTTCGTTTACTGATTTGTAGGCATCAGGCAATTCAGTGTATTTACCGACCATACCAATAACAACTTCACCTGATGGGTTAGCTTCTTTGTAAAGCACTTGTTCCCAATCGGTTAAGTCAGCTTCGGGTACATCAAGGCCAAAACGCTTAACGACTAATTCATCCGTCCCTTGTGCTTTAAGTAATGCCGGTACTTTATAAATTGAGTCAACATCACGCATTGAAACAACGGCTTTTGCTTCAACGTTAGTAAATAATGAAATTTTAGCGCGTTCATTAGCCGGAATAGCTCGCTCACTACGACACACTAAAATATCTGGGAAAATACCTATTGAGCGTAATTCTTTTACAGAATGTTGCGTTGGCTTCGTTTTTATTTCGCCCGCGGCGGCAATATAAGGCACTAAGGTTAAATGCATGAACATAGCGCGTTCACGGCCTAACTCAACGCCTAATTGGCGAATAGCTTCTAAGAACGGTTGCGATTCAATATCACCTACCGTGCCACCAATTTCAACCATCGCGATATCGTAACCTTCAGCACCTTCAATCACCCGACGCTTAATGTCGTTAGTAATATGAGGAATAACCTGAATTGTCGCGCCTAAAAACTCACCTTTACGCTCACGCGCTAGAATATCTTGGTAAATACGACCTGTTGTAAAGTTATTACGTTTGGTCATTTTGGTGCGAATAAAACGTTCGTAGTGACCTAAATCTAGATCGGTCTCTGCACCATCTTCAGTCACAAAAACTTCACCATGTTGAATTGGGCTCATTGTCCCAGGATCAACATTAATGTATGGGTCAAGCTTCAACATGGTAACTTTCAAACCACGTGCTTCGAGAATTGCCGCTAGTGATGCTGCAGCAATACCTTTACCAAGAGACGATACAACGCCGCCAGTAACAAAAATATATCTAGTTGTCATGCGATACCCAGAGTCAGGAAAAACAGAAATTTTGCACTAAATTGATTTTATTTTTGGTAAATAAATGAATTTAGTAGGACGGGAAAGCATTATACTTAAAAGCCATGTTCACGACAATATGATCAAGGCATCTAGTTGCACAAATTTTCATTAAAACACAGAAATTTTCTCTTAAAGTATTATTGTAACTAATGAAAAACGGGGTAAACTGATTTTTTACTTTTCCTAATAAATAAAACCCATGACTATGACGCAATTGCAAAATGTTTTAAACGCCATCGATACCATCAATAAAGCTGATATCAACACCACACTTGTTGACGGCATTGCTCAGCCAAAAGAGTTAGTGTACGGTCGCCACATGACAACTTGCCTTGAAAAATATTGGCCTGAAGCCGATGAGTACTTACAAATAGCGGTGCGCGCACAACATGTAAAGCGCTGGCAGTTGAAGCGTATCGACTTTCCGGCAGGTAAACAAGGCTACTTAACATGGCGCAAAGAGTTAGGTATTTTTCATGCCGCTACAGCCAAAGCATTGATGCTCGAGCATGGCTACAGTGAAGATTCAGCCGAAACCACTGCCGCGATTATTCGTAAAGAAAAATTAAAATCGAATGATAATAGCCAAACCTTAGAAGACGTAGCCTGTTTAGTTTTTTTACAATATTATTTTGATGAATTTGCCGCTAAACATAAAGAAGAAAAGATTATTCGTATTGTCCAGCTAACCTGGCGAAAAATGTCAACACAAGGCCAAGAAATTGCATTAAGCCTGACCTTGCCAGCTCATTTAGCAGAGCTGGTTGGTAAAGCCTTAGCCTAAACAATAATTTAAGCAGGCTGGTTGGGCTTGTGTTTGTTATTCTGGCGCTTTAGATGTCAAAATATCTTGATTGCCATTACTTAGTGGTAAGCGCCACAAAAAGACAATGGGCCAAGCAACCAACACAACTACGAATACCTTTAACCATAGGGTCGGTAAAATATAACACGACCATAATGTCGCAATAGCAATAGAGCTCAAGGCCATGATTTTTGCTCGCTTAGGA includes the following:
- the eno gene encoding phosphopyruvate hydratase; protein product: MSNISKIIAREIMDSRGNPTVEADVYLASGAWGRAAAPSGASTGSREALELRDGDKARYLGKGVLKAVAAVNHDIATALIGKSALEQANIDQIMIDLDGTENKETFGANAILAVSLANAKAAAMEKKVQLFEHIADLNGTPGQYSLPLPMMNIINGGEHADNNVDIQEFMVQPVGAKSFKEALRMGAEIFHALKKVLSSKGMSTAVGDEGGFAPNLSSNAEALAVIKEATAAAGYELGKDVTLALDCAASEFYNAEKGIYDLTGEGKQFTANEFSDFLATLCQQYPIVSIEDGLDESDWDGFKYQTDLLGDKVQIVGDDLFVTNTKILARGIEQGIGNSILIKFNQIGTLTETLAAIKMAKDAGFTAVISHRSGETEDSTIADLAVGTAAGQIKTGSLCRSDRVSKYNQLLRIEEFLGDKAIFNGLSEVKGQ
- a CDS encoding CTP synthase, with amino-acid sequence MTTRYIFVTGGVVSSLGKGIAAASLAAILEARGLKVTMLKLDPYINVDPGTMSPIQHGEVFVTEDGAETDLDLGHYERFIRTKMTKRNNFTTGRIYQDILARERKGEFLGATIQVIPHITNDIKRRVIEGAEGYDIAMVEIGGTVGDIESQPFLEAIRQLGVELGRERAMFMHLTLVPYIAAAGEIKTKPTQHSVKELRSIGIFPDILVCRSERAIPANERAKISLFTNVEAKAVVSMRDVDSIYKVPALLKAQGTDELVVKRFGLDVPEADLTDWEQVLYKEANPSGEVVIGMVGKYTELPDAYKSVNEALKHAGITNQVKVKIQYIDSQDVESKGVEVFKDLDAILVPGGFGERGVEGKILTAQYARENKIPYLGICLGMQVALIEYARNVAGLTDAHSTEFNAETPHPVVGLINEWLDEEGKVEYRNAESDLGGTMRLGSQLCHIVKGTKTYDVYGSETIYERHRHRFEVNNNYREQLSKAGLVFSGLSTDKSLVEVIENPDHPWFIAGQFHPEFNSTPRDGHPLFTGFIAAAFEHQKQQSS
- a CDS encoding DUF4202 domain-containing protein, giving the protein MTMTQLQNVLNAIDTINKADINTTLVDGIAQPKELVYGRHMTTCLEKYWPEADEYLQIAVRAQHVKRWQLKRIDFPAGKQGYLTWRKELGIFHAATAKALMLEHGYSEDSAETTAAIIRKEKLKSNDNSQTLEDVACLVFLQYYFDEFAAKHKEEKIIRIVQLTWRKMSTQGQEIALSLTLPAHLAELVGKALA